The sequence tatttgactaCATTGTTTAGTTATAATATACTAACGATTGTTAGGTCGTAAATCCTTAGTTAAGTGattaatttaatgataataaaacCAACGTACTAATTACTATTTAGCATTCTAAACATTGAATAAGATAAAAGTAGAGGTTCATTAGCAATtccataattacaattaatggcCCAAAAGTACAAGGCCCAGTCTACAAAATCCATTCCAACAAGCCCATGAAATCAAAATACAACAAATTCAAATACATGATACAGAAATACAACAAGCTACTAAAAATGTAGTAATACAAATACAATATACTACTTAGCCAACAAGTTCTGTTGTTTttgtctataaatagagaggCAAAACAGACAATAGGAAAAAAGCAGGGCTTCTCCATCCTCAACCACGTCCTTCCTTCGTGTCCTTCAGCTTCATAAGGTTTGAGCTTCTCCATTTTTGTTCTTTATaatctttgttttctttttcttcttcacaTTTTCTTGTTCTTAACCTGTCttatctcctccatcttcatccttttcttcttcttaataTTTTCTTCAAGATCTGATTTTTAGTTTGAgttctgtttttgttttcttcctGCGCAATCTtttgttcttcttcatctttaattcttattcttcttttatTCCTCTTTTTCAATCCAGGTTCTGGTTTGGAGTTCTATCTTCCTCTCAAGGCCAGGTTCTGGTTTTTTTAGAAGAAGGCAGTGCGGTCCTGTTTCTCTATTCCTAAATATCCATCTTTCACCATTTCCTTCTTCTTAATCTGTTTTGAGTAGAATTTCTATTTCTCATACTTAAATTTTCctcctttctttcttcttaagccgTCTTCAAACCAAGATCTAGTTTTCAAGAAGAGTTCCCTCAAAAACAGAGGGAAatctttcttttctctgttcTTAAAATTCCCTCTTGCACCCATTTTGACCTTATCAAACTCCACTCTCCTGTCA comes from Euphorbia lathyris chromosome 8, ddEupLath1.1, whole genome shotgun sequence and encodes:
- the LOC136202509 gene encoding uncharacterized protein; translation: MEVVTSLRTPEESGLQIFSSFFRSKKIGETMAVADQRRRNACLFRRKLPHGRVEFDKVKMGARGNFKNREKKDFPLFLRELFLKTRSWFEDGLRRKKGGKFKYEK